From Drosophila suzukii chromosome 2R, CBGP_Dsuzu_IsoJpt1.0, whole genome shotgun sequence, a single genomic window includes:
- the sbb gene encoding zinc finger protein 608 isoform X6, translated as MEKKLAKVALNSSNVATESNIKNNKLLANLSAAGAATATATATTGTAAAATTTSTATTANQALNFNNKTKATTTTAAAASANNQRSNHNNNNNNSSAIKKHTNTKLPGKSPACNSSSSSLSSSSSSNSSESKDTNFEYEDEWNIGGIPELLDDLDADIEKSAHSSGGGNQATALNAKQATSSSTSSSSSSKSGSSSTSSSAAAAAGSSSSSHKSHKTTLHSNLSATSPTTIKFTRQPVASGGANSSSSSSSSAAAAPSGGSANVVAKGSSSSSSSTSSSSSGKHHHHHHHHSNSSSSGSSSKGYKSALVAQLNSPSPLNSSSKSLSGSGSGSGNANGAAGAGAGSTLSSSTFAGFSKGGSLVSSSAGAAAATVAGSGQQNSKFSAGGMSSQTGSGSGGNNTSNNNNSSSGTGGSGSGSSAGNSGSGSGSNNNTNAGGPPSSQGGNSGSGSGNSSSSSSGKSSAKMSIDHQATLDKGLKMKIKRTKPGTKSSEAKHEIVKATDQQQNGALGAGSNNSANEDGSSGSGSSSTNASSLGGNNSSSSASSGSSSSSGSSSGSSKKHLNNASAGSGSSSSGGGSQNNAGGHASGGGSSGGSQSTPQGTKRGSSGHRREKTKDKNAHSNRMSVDKSAAAASAAGEKDTPEKGSGSGAGGSTCSCNGEVGAPCSHHACIRRAAHMSNSGGNSNSSGPAGQTGGSSSMSAVPPGVFTPSAGSPSGGSPSTVVPAAASLLAATGATSNNASQLASSNAGSVGGSGGGANAPGPPGKESAGSIKISSHIAAQLAAAAASNSYSGSVANSNQGQNSTSGGSGGSESKAGAAAQAKLMAPGMISATMHHTISVPAGSAGAGDEDTKSPPAKRAKHEAGASGTGGGKEMVDICIGTSVGTITEPDCLGPCEPGTSVTLEGIVWHETEGGVLVVNVTWRGKTYVGTLLDCTRHDWAPPRFCDSPTEELDSRTPKGRGKRGRSAGLTPDLSNFTETRSSIYFSHAQVHSKLRNGATKGRGATRSASGNAAANSNSSSSGNGGGATPSTSPTAFLPPRPEKRKSKDEAPSPLNGDAADGASGGIGGAGGVNMVNASGIPISASGGGLATQPQSLLNPVTGLNVQISTKKCKTASPCAISPVLLECPEQDCSKKYKHANGLRYHQSHAHGAGGGASSMDEDSMQAPEEPATPPSPGVTSGTGAGASVTSTAPPATAPSAGQGTVAVAPNTPTANSSNPVTNGSAAPTTPATGSVSIAAPSATPSVVETQSTAPISAPPPATPPAPVPICAVTTPGAEQSASSVLPLGNLPLTTGPNAATQQQQPPTQQQQQLLAPGGSGPPSNLQQQQQPVAGGSITAGISGQALSQHQQQLMGGLPAMLSDQQQQALLQQGALKAGVLRFGPPDGNPMQQPGQPPVNPQTQQSPPRPPSHVQDQQTPSAYAQQAGLKTSPGFGSVSVNAAGSKQKKNRKSPGPSDFEGRVSREDVQSPAYSDISDDSTPVAEQELLDKSVGQVVAAKHIELMGKKPPEVGVVGVPPAPAPNMYVPGMYQFYPSQQQAPPPPQQQQQQPQYMVQTEPGKPPGLPPALTQAQQQQQMQQGPPPPTSQPPSHLLGPPGQQSVAAHLADYSGKNKDPPLDLMTKPQSQPGQQPPQQQQQGQQPGSENNGKEVVGPPTSQPGSQPPPVNLSAVSGPPPGALPPGLGGLSALGAAGLGGPGPGKGMPHFYPFNFIPPAYPYNVDPNFGSVSIVASEEAAKLGGHPGLPPSSQSQQLSGISIKEERLKESPSPHDQPKHMPPQQQMIANKLIKQEPMTKQEIKQEPNSNPGQQHQPPQQQPAPQPQQQQLPPPQPQQPHALHPKDLQALGAYPTIYQRHSMSLAAVQQARDEDLRRYYMFTGRQNQAAAAAAAAAQNAASGGLQPHPGMMHKDEPGMSSAQQQQQQQQQQQMQMAQQQQQAIQQHHQHLQQQHQQQQQQQHQQQQQQQQQQQQQQQQQQQQQQQQQQKLKQSQAASAAANNKATNLTKDSPKQKGGDDDQPLKVKQEGQKPTMETQGPPPPPTSQYFLHPSYISPTPFGFDPNHPMYRNVLMSAAGPYNTAPYHLPIPRYHAPEDLSRNTGTKALDALHHAASQYYTTHKIHELSERALKSPTSGSGPVKVSVSSPSIGPPQQGGPTSSGPGSGPVSGVLGPGSGPNQQPGSAPGSAGGVPLNLQPPPGGMGPAPGSKPDLSGPKGHGGVTPGSSLDGHKQSMPGGPPPNGPPGNGAVGGVGGAAGNGAAGGGGAGAADSRSPPPQRHVHTHHHTHVGLGYPMYPAPYGAAVLASQQAAAVAVINPFPPGPSK; from the exons GTGGCCCTGAATAGCAGCAACGTAGCAACAGAAAGCAATATTAAGAATAATAAATTGTTAGCTAATTTAAGTGCGGCAGGAGCAGCTACAGCTACAGCAACGGCAACAACAGgaacagcggcagcagcaacaacaacatcgaCGGCGACAACGGCGAATCAAGCGCTGAATTTCAATAACAAAacgaaagcaacaacaacaactgcgGCAGCAGCATCGGCGAATAATCAGAGGAGCAaccacaataacaacaacaacaactccAGTGCGATCAAGAAGCACACAAACACGA AACTACCTGGCAAGAGCCCCGCTTGcaactcctcctcctcgtcgcTCTCCTCGTCGAGCAGCTCCAACTCGAGCGAGTCAAAGGACACGAACTTCGAGTACGAGGACGAGTGGAACATTGGCGGCATACCAGAGCTGCTGGACGACTTGGACGCGGACATCGAGAAGTCGGCGCATTCTTCGGGTGGTGGCAACCAGGCTACCGCGCTAAATGCCAAGCAGGCAACCAGCTCCTCCACATCCTCCTCATCATCCTCTAAGAGCGGATCTTCATCCACGTCATCCtcagcagcagcggcggcgggatcatcatcatcgtcgcATAAATCGCACAAGACCACATTGCACAGCAATTTGTCGGCCACCTCGCCAACCACAATTAAGTTCACACGCCAGCCGGTGGCCAGTGGCGGAGCTAACTCCTCCTCCTCATCATCCTCATCAGCAGCTGCAGCGCCCAGTGGTGGCAGTGCGAACGTGGTGGCCAAGGGATCATCCTCTTCCTCGTCCTCCACATCCTCCTCTTCTTCGGGGAAGcatcatcaccatcaccaCCATCACTCGAACTcgagcagcagcggcagcagttCCAAGGGCTACAAGTCTGCTTTGGTGGCTCAACTGAACAGTCCGAGTCCACTGAACAGTAGCTCCAAGTCCCTGAGTGGATCGGGGAGTGGAAGCGGGAACGCAAACGGTGCAGCGGGAGCTGGAGCCGGCAGCACATTGTCATCCTCGACATTTGCCGGGTTCTCCAAGGGCGGCAGCCTAGTGTCCTCGtcggcaggagcagcagcagctacAGTGGCTGGCAGTGGACAACAGAACTCCAAATTCTCCGCTGGCGGCATGTCCTCGCAAAcgggcagcggcagcggcggcaacaacacaagcaacaacaataacagcaGCAGCGGAACCGGAGGCAGCGGCTCGGGCAGCAGCGCAGGGAACAGCGGAAGCGGTAGCGggagcaacaacaacacaaacGCCGGTGGGCCGCCGAGTTCGCAAGGCGGCAACAGCGGAAGCGGTAGCGGTAACAGCTCCAGCTCCTCCAGTGGTAAATCGAGCGCAAAGATGTCCATAGACCACCAGGCGACGCTCGACAAAGGACTCAAAATGAAGATCAAGCGCACCAAGCCGGGCACCAAGAGCTCGGAGGCCAAGCACGAGATTGTGAAGGCCACCGACCAGCAGCAGAACGGAGCCCTGGGCGCCGGATCCAATAACTCGGCCAACGAGGATGGGAGTTCCGGCTCCGGTTCCAGTTCCACCAACGCGTCTTCCCTGGGAGGCAATAATTCGTCGAGCAGTGCAAGTAGCGGCAGCTCCTCCAGTAGCGGCAGTTCGTCGGGCAGCAGCAAGAAGCACCTGAACAATGCGAGTGCCGGGAGTGGCTCCTCCTCGTCCGGAGGAGGGAGCCAGAACAATGCCGGTGGCCATGCCAGCGGAGGAGGCTCCTCTGGCGGCAGTCAGTCCACGCCGCAGGGCACTAAGCGCGGCAGTTCGGGTCATCGGCGAGAGAAGACCAAGGACAAGAACGCACATTCCAATCGCATGTCCGTGGACAAGTCGGCGGCAGCTGCCTCAGCGGCAGGAGAGAAAGATACGCCAGAAAAGGGTTCCGGTTCGGGAGCTGGAGGATCAACCTGCTCCTGCAACGGAGAGGTTGGAGCGCCGTGCTCTCACCACGCCTGCATCCGGCGCGCCGCACACATGTCCAACTCCGGTGGCAACTCGAATTCGAGTGGCCCAGCTGGCCAAACCGGTGGTTCATCTTCCATGTCGGCAGTGCCACCGGGTGTGTTCACACCATCAGCGGGCTCACCCTCGGGCGGATCACCTTCGACAGTGGTGCCAGCGGCAGCCTCTCTACTGGCGGCTACCGGAGCCACATCCAACAACGCCTCCCAACTGGCCAGCAGTAATGCCGGCAGCGTGGGGGGATCGGGAGGAGGTGCCAATGCACCCGGACCGCCGGGAAAGGAGTCCGCCGGCAGCATTAAAATCTCCTCACACATTGCCGCCCAACTGGCAGCGGCTGCCGCTTCCAATAGTTACAGCGGGAGTGTCGCCAACTCGAATCAGGGCCAGAACAGCACTTCCGGCGGCAGCGGCGGATCGGAGAGCAAGGCAGGTGCTGCGGCGCAGGCCAAGTTGATGGCACCCGGCATGATCTCAGCCACCATGCACCACACGATCTCGGTGCCGGCTGGCAGCGCAGGAGCAGGCGACGAGGATACCAAATCGCCACCCGCCAAAAGGGCCAAGCACGAGGCCGGAGCTAGCGGAACAGGCGGCGGCAAGGAGATGGTAGACATCTGCATCGGTACCTCGGTGGGCACCATCACCGAACCGGACTGCCTGGGACCTTGCGAACCGGGGACCTCCGTAACCCTCGAGGGGATCGTGTGGCACGAGACCGAGGGCGGCGTTCTCGTGGTCAACGTCACGTGGCGGGGAAAGACCTACGTGGGCACTTTGCTCGACTGCACCCGACACGATTGGGCTCCTCCAAG ATTCTGTGATTCACCAACTGAAGAATTAGATTCTCGAACTCCAAAGGGACGCGGCAAGCGCGGACGTAGTGCAGGTCTCACGCCCGACCTGAGCAACTTCACCGAGACCAGAAGCTCG ATTTACTTCTCACACGCCCAGGTGCACTCAAAGCTACGCAATGGTGCCACCAAGGGACGCGGAGCGACGCGCAGTGCCTCTGGCAATGCGGCAGCCAATAGCAACAGCAGCTCGTCGGGCAATGGAGGCGGGGCCACGCCCAGTACATCTCCTACAGCGTTCTTGCCGCCGCGTCCTGAGAAGCGCAAGTCCAAGGACGAGGCGCCTTCACCGCTCAATGGCGATGCGGCGGACGGAGCGTCTGGCGGTATTGGCGGAGCTGGTGGAGTGAACATGGTGAACGCCAGCGGCATCCCCATCTCGGCCAGCGGCGGTGGCCTGGCCACGCAGCCGCAAAGCCTGCTCAACCCGGTCACCGGCCTCAATGTGCAGATCAGCACCAAGAAATGTAAGACTGCCTCGCCCTGCGCGATCTCCCCGGTTCTGCTCGAGTGTCCCGAGCAGGACTGCAGCAAGAAGTACAAGCACGCCAACGGGCTGCGCTATCACCAGTCCCATGCCCACGGAGCGGGCGGTGGTGCAAGCTCCATGGACGAGGACTCGATGCAAGCGCCCGAGGAGCCGGCCACGCCTCCCTCTCCTGGAGTTACAAGTGGAACGGGAGCAGGAGCATCTGTCACATCAACAGCACCCCCAGCGACGGCGCCATCAGCGGGTCAGGGAACCGTGGCAGTAGCCCCGAACACGCCCACCGCCAATTCCAGCAATCCCGTCACCAATGGCAGTGCTGCACCCACGACACCAGCTACTGGATCGGTATCCATTGCCGCTCCTAGTGCCACCCCCTCTGTGGTAGAGACGCAATCTACAGCGCCAATTTCTGCACCCCCACCAGCCACTCCACCAGCTCCAGTACCCATTTGCGCAGTGACTACACCTGGAGCAGAGCAATCTGCATCGTCAGTATTGCCGCTGGGCAATCTTCCACTGACAACAGGCCCAAATGCCGCgacacagcagcagcagcctcctacacagcagcaacaacaattgcTCGCCCCAGGAGGCAGTGGGCCGCCAAGCAacctgcagcagcagcagcaaccagTGGCCGGAGGCAGCATCACCGCTGGAATCTCTGGACAGGCTCTGTCACAGCACCAGCAACAGCTAATGGGTGGCCTGCCGGCAATGTTGTCcgatcagcagcagcaggcatTGTTGCAGCAGGGAGCAC TTAAAGCGGGAGTTCTGCGCTTTGGCCCTCCGGATGGAAATCCCATGCAGCAGCCAGGTCAGCCACCGGTAAATCCACAGACGCAACAGTCGCCTCCAAGGCCGCCGAGTCATGTCCAGGATCAGCAGACGCCATCGGCCTACGCTCAGCAGGCCGGATTGAAGACTTCGCCTGGATTTGGCTCCGTAAGCGTGAATGCCGCTGGCAGTAAACAGAAGAAGAACCGCAAGTCACCCGGACCTAGTGACTTTGAGGGCCGTGTTTCCCGCGAGGATGTCCAGAGTCCGGCCTACAGTGATATCTCCGATGACTCCACGCCCGTGGCCGAGCAGGAGCTGCTGGACAAGTCAGTCGGCCAGGTAGTGGCGGCCAAGCACATAGAGTTGATGGGCAAGAAGCCACCGGAGGTGGGCGTTGTTGGTGTCCCACCAGCTCCAGCTCCCAACATGTATGTGCCGGGCATGTACCAGTTTTACCCGTCTCAGCAGCaggcaccaccaccaccgcagcagcagcaacaacagcctCAATACATGGTACAGACGGAGCCAGGCAAGCCACCTGGATTGCCACCTGCATTGACACAAgctcaacagcagcagcagatgcaGCAGGGCCCTCCTCCGCCTACCTCACAGCCCCCAAGTCACCTGCTTGGTCCACCTGGTCAGCAGTCGGTGGCCGCTCACCTGGCGGACTACAGTGGCAAGAACAAGGATCCACCGTTGGATCTGATGACCAAACCACAGTCACAGCCAGGTCAGCAGCCTccgcaacagcagcagcagggcCAACAGCCAGGATCGGAGAACAATGGCAAGGAGGTCGTTGGACCTCCCACCTCGCAGCCGGGATCTCAGCCGCCACCGGTGAACCTCAGTGCAGTGTCTGGACCGCCGCCAGGAGCTCTGCCACCTGGTCTAGGTGGTCTCTCGGCGCTGGGGGCAGCCGGTCTAGGCGGTCCTGGACCCGGCAAAGGCATGCCCCACTTCTATCCCTTCAA CTTTATTCCGCCTGCGTATCCGTACAATGTTGACCCCAACTTTGGGTCAGTTTCAATTGTGGCTTCCGAGGAGGCCGCCAAACTAGGTGGGCACCCAGGTCTGCCGCCCAGCTCGCAGTCGCAGCAGCTGTCGGGGATTAGTATCAAGGAGGAACGCCTTAAGGAAAGTCCTAGTCCGCACGACCAGCCCAAGCACATGCCACCGCAGCAACAG ATGATTGCCAACAAGCTGATCAAGCAGGAGCCCATGACCAAGCAGGAGATCAAGCAGGAGCCCAATTCAAATCCGGGTCAGCAACATCAGCCACCGCAACAGCAGCCGGCGCCGCAGCCCCAACAGCAACAGCTGCCACCCCCGCAGCCACAGCAGCCGCATGCCCTGCATCCCAAGGATCTGCAGGCACTGGGCGCATATCCCACCATCTACCAGCGCCACTCTATGAGTCTGGCGGCAGTGCAGCAGGCGCGCGACGAGGACCTGAGACG GTACTACATGTTCACGGGGCGACAGAATCAGGCGGCCGCAGCTGCTGCCGCGGCAGCTCAGAACGCCGCCAGTGGAGGCCTGCAACCTCATCCCGGTATGATGCACAAGGATGAACCGGGCATGTCATCGgcgcagcaacagcagcagcagcaacaacagcagcagatgcaaatggcccagcagcaacagcaggcgATTCAGCAGCATCATCAGCACCTtcaacagcaacaccaacagcagcagcagcaacaacatcagcaacagcagcagcagcagcaacaacagcagcagcagcaacagcagcagcaacaacaacagcagcagcagcagcaaaagctTAAACAGTCGCAGGCGGCAAGTGCGGCGGCGAACAACAAGGCCACCAACCTGACAAAGGATTCGCCCAAACAAAAGGGCGGAGATGACGATCAGCCGCTGAAGGTGAAGCAAGAGGGCCAGAAGCCGACCATGGAGACTCAGGGtccgccaccaccacccacGTCGCAGTACTTCCTCCACCCCTCGTACATTTCCCCGACACCCTTTGGGTTTGATCCCAATCATCCGATGTACCGCAACGTGTTGATGTCAGCCGCCGGTCCATACAATACGGCACCGTATCACCTGCCCATCCCGCGCTACCATGCCCCCGAAGATCTCTCGCGGAACACCGGCACCAAGGCCCTGGATGCACTGCACCATGCGGCCAGCCAGTACTACACCACCCACAAAATCCATGAGCTCAGCGAACGGGCCCTCAAGTCGCCCACCAGCGGCAGCGGCCCCGTCAAGGTGAGCGTCAGCAGTCCCAGCATCGGGCCGCCCCAACAGGGCGGACCCACGAGCAGCGGCCCAGGATCCGGACCTGTTTCCGGTGTCCTCGGCCCCGGCAGCGGTCCCAACCAGCAGCCCGGCTCGGCACCTGGGTCTGCGGGCGGTGTGCCGCTGAACCTACAGCCACCACCCGGAGGAATGGGTCCGGCGCCCGGCAGCAAGCCGGATCTCTCCGGCCCGAAAGGACACGGCGGTGTAACGCCCGGTTCGTCCTTGGACGGCCACAAGCAGTCGATGCCCGGCGGTCCGCCGCCAAATGGACCACCAGGCAATGGAGCCGTGGGCGGTGTGGGAGGCGCTGCGGGCAATGGCGCGGCGGGAGGAGGCGGTGCAGGTGCCGCCGACTCGCGCAGTCCACCGCCACAGCGTCATGTGCACACCCACCACCACACGCACGTCGGCCTCGGCTATCCCATGTACCCGGCGCCCTATGGAG CGGCTGTTTTGGCTAGCCAGCAGGCGGCTGCTGTAGCTGTGATAAACCCGTTTCCGCCGGGTCCGTCGAAATGA